A stretch of Campylobacter gracilis DNA encodes these proteins:
- a CDS encoding cyclic peptide export ABC transporter, with amino-acid sequence MKKYTKQILAMLALNAIYSGSGILILSFINKYLLGEGERGGRIIALFFGLLAIFLLLSVLSRIMLCKMENDFVFDLRTKIIKQIIDTKFERIEAASKANLLASLSSDISRLTEGFMRISELIQGAMIVLFCGIYVLYIAPMMFAFLFVWIGALMIFNRFLMKKVMQNYDLYRQNEDVLYKNYAAAIEGHKELSLSLAKAKSLYENDFLPNAQNLRQSSLRAEVYGAFASNFMNVMMLGAVGFVLYFGLSGGKADLANAVTIALTVLFLRAPLMMLIFSLPSVLRAKIAYAKINELGLDPFVQGFELAQMQPWRSLELKDVGFSYPDGKFGIKGVNLQLNAGETVFLVGENGSGKSTLFMILAGLYTPQAGEILADGAALKPSDLRAYSNNISAVFSDFYLFDYATGDADIAREWLALTHLQDKVGLNEAKFSTTSLSSGQRKRLALVSVLMDGRKFLMLDEFAADLDPQFRAEFYERILPELKSRGYTIFAISHDDKYFGAADKIYKMQRGEISRIK; translated from the coding sequence ATGAAAAAATATACCAAGCAAATCCTCGCGATGCTCGCGCTAAACGCGATTTACAGCGGCTCAGGGATCTTGATTTTAAGCTTTATCAATAAATATTTGCTAGGAGAGGGCGAAAGAGGCGGCAGGATCATCGCGCTATTTTTCGGGCTTTTGGCGATATTTCTGCTGCTTTCGGTGCTAAGCCGCATCATGCTTTGCAAGATGGAAAACGACTTCGTGTTCGATCTGCGCACCAAGATCATCAAGCAGATCATCGATACGAAGTTCGAGCGCATCGAGGCTGCGTCGAAGGCAAACCTGCTTGCGTCCCTTTCTAGCGATATTTCACGCCTGACCGAGGGCTTTATGCGCATCTCCGAGCTGATCCAAGGCGCGATGATCGTGCTATTTTGCGGCATCTACGTGTTATACATCGCGCCTATGATGTTTGCGTTTTTATTCGTCTGGATCGGCGCGCTGATGATTTTTAATCGCTTTTTGATGAAAAAAGTCATGCAAAATTATGATCTGTACCGCCAAAACGAGGACGTTTTGTATAAAAACTACGCCGCGGCGATCGAGGGGCACAAGGAGCTGTCACTAAGCCTAGCCAAAGCAAAGAGCCTATACGAAAACGACTTTTTGCCCAACGCGCAAAATTTGCGCCAAAGCTCGCTGCGAGCCGAGGTTTACGGCGCGTTCGCGAGTAATTTTATGAACGTGATGATGCTAGGCGCCGTAGGCTTTGTGCTTTATTTCGGGCTCAGCGGCGGTAAGGCCGATCTTGCAAACGCCGTAACGATCGCGCTTACGGTGCTTTTTTTGCGCGCGCCTTTGATGATGCTCATATTCTCGCTTCCTAGCGTGCTGCGCGCCAAGATCGCCTACGCAAAGATCAATGAGCTAGGTCTAGATCCATTCGTGCAGGGCTTTGAGCTTGCGCAAATGCAGCCGTGGCGCAGCCTGGAGCTTAAAGACGTGGGCTTTTCGTATCCAGACGGGAAATTCGGCATCAAGGGGGTGAACTTACAGCTAAATGCGGGCGAGACGGTGTTTTTAGTCGGCGAAAACGGCAGCGGAAAATCGACGCTTTTTATGATTTTGGCAGGCCTTTATACGCCGCAAGCAGGTGAAATTTTAGCCGACGGCGCGGCTCTTAAACCCTCTGATCTGCGCGCCTACAGCAACAACATAAGCGCGGTTTTCAGCGATTTTTATCTTTTCGACTACGCTACTGGCGATGCGGACATCGCGCGCGAGTGGCTGGCGCTTACGCACCTGCAGGATAAGGTGGGGCTTAACGAGGCTAAATTTAGCACCACTAGCCTATCTAGCGGGCAGCGCAAGCGTTTGGCTCTCGTAAGCGTGCTGATGGACGGGCGAAAATTTTTGATGCTCGATGAGTTTGCCGCCGATCTCGATCCGCAGTTTCGCGCGGAGTTTTACGAGCGGATTTTGCCCGAGCTGAAATCGCGCGGATATACGATCTTTGCGATCTCGCACGATGATAAATACTTCGGCGCCGCAGATAAAATTTATAAGATGCAAAGAGGCGAAATTTCGCGCATAAAGTAA
- a CDS encoding c-type cytochrome, whose protein sequence is MKKVLIACAALAAFSSSVFAADGATLYKKCVACHGANAEKPYLGGKVPALNTLSKEDIIASLKGYKDGTLGEGKGKFGMMGVMKGQAASLNDESIEALADFIVSKK, encoded by the coding sequence ATGAAAAAAGTTCTTATTGCATGTGCTGCGTTGGCGGCGTTTAGTTCGAGTGTATTCGCCGCTGACGGCGCTACTTTATATAAAAAATGCGTGGCCTGTCATGGAGCTAACGCCGAGAAGCCTTATCTTGGCGGCAAAGTACCTGCGCTAAACACCCTAAGCAAGGAAGATATCATCGCTAGCCTAAAAGGCTATAAAGACGGCACTCTGGGCGAGGGCAAGGGAAAATTTGGAATGATGGGCGTTATGAAAGGTCAAGCGGCTTCGCTTAACGATGAATCGATCGAAGCGCTAGCCGATTTCATCGTCTCTAAAAAATAA
- a CDS encoding riboflavin synthase, with amino-acid sequence MFNGLIREIAQVASFSGDLLRLRAKYRPALGDSVAVNGACLSVTRLFADGFAVQLSSETARVIAVQNLRGSVHIEPAMRIGDRIDGHLIQGHVDAVGEIYKISKLASGVDFFIRAPLHIAPLLAPKGSVAIDGVSLTINEVLEGSGTPGRNFNSQGLDGGNFTRKEPRGANSNGASSHGPNSSGSNSVRDLNSSDANLKSGAQSCAIRLTIIPLTLKDTLFGSYKIGRRVNIETDLLARYVAAQLGFACGQPVGRGTVAARDESAKGEKEGLSWDAVDKILSLY; translated from the coding sequence ATGTTTAACGGACTGATCAGAGAGATCGCGCAGGTCGCGAGCTTTAGCGGCGATTTGCTGCGACTGCGCGCGAAATACCGCCCCGCACTCGGCGATAGCGTCGCGGTAAACGGCGCGTGCCTGAGCGTGACGCGGCTTTTTGCAGACGGATTTGCGGTTCAGCTTTCGAGCGAAACGGCGCGCGTCATCGCCGTGCAAAACCTGCGCGGCTCTGTGCATATCGAGCCTGCGATGCGGATTGGAGATCGCATAGACGGGCATTTGATCCAAGGGCACGTCGATGCCGTGGGCGAAATTTATAAAATTTCAAAGCTTGCAAGCGGCGTCGATTTTTTTATCCGCGCGCCGCTGCATATAGCGCCGCTGCTAGCGCCGAAGGGCTCGGTAGCGATCGACGGCGTGAGCTTAACGATCAACGAAGTGCTTGAGGGCAGCGGCACGCCCGGGCGAAATTTTAACAGCCAAGGTCTTGACGGCGGAAATTTTACTCGTAAAGAGCCGCGCGGCGCAAATTCTAACGGTGCAAGCTCGCACGGGCCAAATTCTAGCGGCTCAAATTCCGTTCGCGATCTAAACTCCTCGGACGCAAATTTAAAGAGCGGAGCGCAAAGCTGCGCTATTCGCCTTACGATCATCCCGCTCACGCTCAAAGATACGCTCTTTGGATCCTACAAAATCGGGCGTCGCGTAAATATCGAGACCGATCTGCTTGCGCGATACGTCGCGGCGCAGCTGGGATTTGCCTGCGGACAGCCCGTCGGACGCGGCACTGTCGCGGCGCGCGATGAGAGCGCCAAGGGCGAAAAAGAGGGGCTTTCGTGGGACGCGGTAGATAAAATTTTGAGCCTGTATTAA
- a CDS encoding polyphenol oxidase family protein yields MDKIEICRENLEFVLDRRGVLAGFSTRLGGVSGGAYASLNLGDHVGDDPQSVAQNREILAAALGIAPRNLKFMRQIHSNRVEILRADSDEIPPCDGLITDLRGVALCVLVADCSPVLIADERRGVVAAVHAGRAGVSQRICTNAINLMSERFGCVAAEMKVFVGANIKARNYELGELDLGEFERYKTQGHFDLNAALRDELAAAGVRNVKFDPRCTFESERHFSYRRDGVTGRFCGFVMNKLCR; encoded by the coding sequence ATGGATAAAATCGAAATTTGCAGAGAAAATCTTGAGTTTGTATTGGACCGACGCGGCGTGCTGGCGGGCTTTAGCACGCGGCTTGGCGGCGTAAGCGGCGGAGCCTACGCAAGCCTAAATTTAGGAGATCACGTAGGTGACGATCCGCAAAGCGTCGCGCAAAACCGCGAAATTTTAGCCGCCGCGCTCGGTATCGCGCCTCGAAATTTAAAATTTATGCGCCAAATCCACTCAAACCGCGTTGAAATTTTACGCGCAGATAGCGATGAAATCCCGCCATGCGACGGGCTTATAACCGATCTGCGCGGCGTGGCGCTGTGCGTGCTGGTAGCGGACTGTTCGCCCGTGCTGATCGCGGACGAGCGGCGCGGCGTGGTTGCTGCGGTGCATGCAGGGCGCGCGGGCGTGAGCCAGCGGATCTGCACCAATGCAATAAATTTGATGAGCGAGCGCTTCGGCTGCGTCGCTGCAGAGATGAAGGTATTCGTGGGCGCGAATATTAAGGCGCGAAACTACGAACTTGGCGAGCTTGATCTGGGCGAGTTTGAGCGCTACAAAACGCAGGGGCATTTCGATCTAAACGCCGCACTTCGCGACGAGCTCGCAGCTGCGGGTGTGCGAAACGTTAAATTTGATCCGCGCTGCACTTTTGAGAGCGAGCGGCATTTTTCATACCGTAGAGATGGCGTCACGGGGCGCTTCTGCGGCTTTGTGATGAATAAACTATGCCGATGA
- the iadA gene encoding beta-aspartyl-peptidase has protein sequence MLLLKNADLYAPEHVGRSDVLLGGGKILAVSKGLDFRVDGLEIYDLEGKILAPGLIDQHVHITGGGGEAGYHSRTPEITLSQIIRYGTTTVVGTLGTDGCTRSLENLYSKAKALEYEGISTFIHTGSYALPSVTFTGSVTRDLVLIDKVIGCKIAMSDNRGSYPTSQELIKTLTQIRIGGMISKRGGVLHMHMGGLADKFDPIFSVIKDYSFPINYFSPTHCARTKELFDEAIKFQKMGGYIDITSGGSKFAPLHEAIAYGLANGLNLERLTMSSDGNGSVPRFDENGALVGYGCASCETNLEVLQACVKNKILTIPQALSMMGKNVAKYLNLGGKGEIKVGFDADFAVFDEALNLDSVIAKGEFCVKEGKLVKKGFFE, from the coding sequence ATGCTGTTACTTAAAAACGCCGATCTATACGCGCCCGAGCACGTCGGTAGGAGCGACGTTTTGCTCGGTGGAGGTAAAATTTTAGCCGTTTCTAAGGGGCTTGATTTTCGAGTCGATGGGCTTGAAATTTACGATCTAGAGGGCAAAATTTTAGCACCCGGACTCATCGATCAGCACGTGCACATCACGGGCGGCGGCGGCGAGGCGGGTTATCACTCGCGCACGCCCGAAATAACGCTATCACAGATCATCCGCTACGGCACGACGACGGTCGTGGGGACGCTGGGTACGGATGGGTGCACGAGGAGCCTCGAAAATCTCTACTCAAAGGCCAAAGCGCTTGAATACGAGGGCATTTCGACCTTCATCCACACAGGCTCTTATGCGCTGCCTAGCGTCACATTTACTGGCTCCGTCACGCGCGATCTGGTGCTCATCGACAAGGTCATCGGCTGTAAGATCGCGATGAGCGACAACCGCGGCAGCTATCCGACCTCTCAGGAGCTCATCAAAACTCTAACACAGATTCGCATCGGCGGCATGATCTCGAAAAGAGGCGGCGTGCTGCATATGCATATGGGCGGTCTCGCGGATAAATTTGACCCGATTTTTAGCGTGATCAAGGATTATTCGTTCCCGATTAATTACTTCTCGCCGACGCACTGCGCGCGGACAAAGGAGCTTTTTGACGAGGCGATCAAATTTCAAAAAATGGGCGGCTATATCGACATTACGAGCGGCGGAAGTAAATTTGCCCCGCTTCACGAAGCCATCGCGTATGGGCTAGCTAACGGGCTAAATTTAGAGCGCCTAACGATGAGCTCGGACGGTAACGGTAGCGTGCCTAGATTTGACGAGAACGGCGCGCTGGTGGGCTACGGCTGCGCCTCGTGCGAGACGAATTTAGAGGTCTTGCAGGCCTGCGTGAAAAATAAAATCCTAACCATCCCGCAAGCGCTAAGCATGATGGGCAAAAACGTCGCAAAATACCTAAATCTAGGCGGCAAAGGCGAGATAAAAGTAGGCTTTGACGCCGATTTTGCGGTATTTGACGAAGCCCTAAACCTAGATAGCGTGATCGCGAAAGGGGAGTTTTGCGTGAAAGAGGGCAAGCTCGTGAAAAAGGGATTTTTTGAGTGA
- the rpsB gene encoding 30S ribosomal protein S2 codes for MVTMRDLLECGVHFGHQTRRWNPKMKKFIFGERKGIYIIDLQKTIRYFRYTYNIVRDAAAEGKTILFVGTKKQAGATLKEYAEKCGMPYVSHRWLGGMLTNFSTIKQSIRKLEVIETMEEDGSINLLTKKEALMLRRKKEKLELYLGGIRNMKGLPDMIFVIDVVKEKIAVAEANRLKMPVIAPLDTNCDPDVVDFPIPGNDDAIRSVQLFCQEMAEAINEGKALRDQDASEDVEQSEAVSDEEKEEVVAEAMSEEDFDVNEDEE; via the coding sequence ATGGTAACAATGAGAGATTTGCTAGAGTGCGGCGTTCATTTCGGACACCAAACACGCAGATGGAATCCGAAGATGAAAAAATTCATTTTCGGCGAGAGAAAAGGTATCTACATCATAGATCTACAAAAAACTATCCGCTACTTCCGCTACACTTATAATATCGTGCGCGATGCGGCTGCCGAGGGCAAGACGATACTTTTCGTAGGCACCAAAAAACAAGCCGGCGCGACGCTAAAAGAGTACGCCGAAAAATGCGGCATGCCTTATGTGAGCCACAGATGGCTAGGCGGCATGCTGACGAATTTTTCTACTATCAAGCAATCGATCCGCAAGCTCGAAGTAATCGAGACTATGGAAGAGGACGGCTCGATAAATTTACTAACCAAAAAAGAGGCGCTAATGCTTCGCCGCAAAAAAGAGAAGCTCGAGCTTTATCTAGGCGGCATTCGCAATATGAAGGGCCTTCCTGATATGATCTTCGTCATTGACGTAGTTAAAGAAAAGATCGCCGTAGCGGAAGCTAACCGCCTAAAAATGCCGGTTATCGCGCCTTTGGATACGAACTGCGATCCGGACGTAGTTGATTTCCCGATACCCGGCAACGACGATGCGATCCGCTCGGTTCAGCTTTTCTGCCAAGAGATGGCTGAGGCGATCAACGAAGGCAAGGCGCTTCGCGATCAAGATGCGAGCGAGGATGTCGAGCAGAGCGAAGCCGTCAGCGACGAGGAGAAAGAGGAAGTCGTAGCCGAGGCGATGAGCGAAGAGGATTTTGACGTAAATGAGGACGAAGAGTAA